Below is a window of Electrophorus electricus isolate fEleEle1 chromosome 1, fEleEle1.pri, whole genome shotgun sequence DNA.
GCCGTGACTCACCAGGCTCTGCCCCACGGGCGCAGCTCCTGCCTCCCGTCAAGCAGCCCAGGCTCAGCACCACTCACCCGGCTTTTGTTACGCCTCCTGAGATTCTTTCCTTTATCCATGATGCTCTAACCAAGAAAGAATGAGAATCTCAGAGGGGGTTAAGTGATCCATGCAGGTTAAACTTTCATAACACACCCAGCTGTAACAGGAATTCAAAGGGCATTGGATGGACTTGAGAACTGAAGATAACACACAGCGGTACTAAATACATAAGCTTATGAGACTGATCAATATTTAAACCAGTACGCGACGATGCAATGCAATGTAtctaaaaattaattttcattcgGAATGTAATTACCCAATTAAAAATACTTATAACCAGTAGCATGCGCAATCTTCCAGTTCTTTGACCTGACACTGTTCGTGCGAGTCCGCCCAAGTGACATAtttttgtgatgtctgtgacATTTATTCAGAACATAAATTGTGGAATCTACCACTTTAATTGTTCAACCTGCTAACTAAAccaattaaaaaagaaacatatttctTCTTATGCGTTATTATTAGAGTAATAGCGTACTTTGTGCATTATTATTAGTGTATTAGCGTTCATTATGAGTTATTACTAGCGTTCTTCATTATGCTTTTATGAAATCTTATGGAATCTATCTGCCATAAATTTTAAATCTGCATCAAACCTTTTTTTGAGTCAAAATGCACTAGCTACATTTAGTCACAATACAAGATCAGATAATGGTATCTGTGCATGCACGCAAAACAAAAATCCACAAACTAGCCAACAGCGTCCGTGAACTGGTCTCCTAAATAAGTAGAAGCGCAACCAGTTCAGCCGGAGTTCTCCAACCCTAGCTGTATGCACAGGCGTCCGCGTAGCTGATCAGAAACATATCACTAACGCGGCTCTGCAGGTATGAGCGCTTGGAGCGAAGTGacagaaaaatgtcaaatgacAAAACAATGGACGTTGAAACAGCATGATTATGATAATATTATgacaataatatttaaataattacttaCGTATATGTCGTAAATTCTGGGACATAGGTCTTTCTATGATGGAGCCTTGGAGAGTTTGATGATGAGATTGGATAACGTTCCATCTGTATGTGCTGAAGGGAATTTTGTCCAATCAGAGTAAAGTGAAGTGGGACATCTACATCTGTGATTGGACGACAAAGGCCTGAACCCATAAGCACCCGATCAGGCTGTGACGATGCTTCCTCAAGCGCGTCCATCTGCCTTAGATTTACGCAGTACATCAACAAGAAATGGCTACAGTAATTAATATGTGGGTTACATTAGCCCATTTATTAAGGATTAGTGGTAGGATTACTATTAACAAGAGGTACCGGAGGAGATGGCAGAGAGTTTTATTGTGTAAAAAAAggttacaattacattttttaaaattacaattaaatttCTGCGTTTTCACAATCACTGTACAAAATTGGCATTTATTTGGGTTTATTACTAACAAAGAAAAAGACCACATGCTTACAATATCTTCcatgaaaaataacaaattataattttaaaaaagtttacGTGTACTATTCAGAAATTAGGCccactttttaaagaaaaaaaagttatttattaaGAAGGAATGAAGAGGATTGATGTTTGTCCGATTTGCTTTTTGCATTTCTCCCAAAAATATTAGTATTTAAGAAATCAATAATGCTAGTTAAAGCTAAATCTAGTTTTAAAATTAGTAATATTTCTACATAAATGTAAGGGTgcttatttttatgttaaatacAACCCACATGAATGAGATGCGATACTGCACAAATATGATATATGAAACTCATTTGCACCTAAATAGAAGAACTGAAAAAATTTTAGGTTTCTGCCACCACTGGATTTGTGACTGTATTTGCAGTTAGAGTACATTTACAGTCGGGATATGGTTAGGGTTTCTTTTATAACCATGGCTATAGAAACGTAATTACACTGAAATTTGtaacataaataacataaataacattGTTCTACATTGATGATAACCTGAGGACTCACATAAAAGTCATTACTTAAATCCTTTTTACTAGTTTGAGTATTGACACACTACCAGCTCAACTATTTcttaacaacaaacaaacaaacaaacctgctacttctgtaatgaaatatgtaaatgctCTGTCCTCGGAGACAAAATATTGCATGAAGTAGAATggtattttataatatttgaaTCAAGCATGGAGACTTTTactttgaaatgtaaatgccGGAAGTTTAGGTATTACCTAGTTGTTTTATAAACGTGAAAGACACTTTGGCATAGAGCAGCCTCGTGTGCTCAGCGCTGTTCATTTTACACTTGTTTCTTAATTTGACGTCATGGGTCGGAAAGTTACACTGGCGACTTGTTCCCTGAATCAGTGGGCTTTAGATTTTGACGGCAATGTACTAAGAATACTGAAAAGTAAGTTTTGCTTCTAAAAGTTCGCGTTGCAAGGAAGTGAATAATTTTGCATCATACAATACAACACTGGTCCTGTTATTTATTTGGTTACAGTAAGCAAGAGGATAATTTTTCAGGTTTGGTAACGTAATCCTTACCACTGTAAATGTCACCTTGCTCCCTGAAACAGGTATTGAAATAGCCAAATCGAAAGGGGCTAAGTACAGACTGGGACCAGAGCTGGAAATCTGGTAATTGCCGTTTTGATTtctaataatgaataaattCACGTTTAATGTTGTCCACTACGCTCTCTTGTTTAGGGGATTACTATTTGTGATTTCATAACGGGCTGCTCTCCCGGTCCTGGGTCTAGATTAGGAACAGATTGCAGTGTTGATGGTAAACCACTATTGGAaattctttttaatcttttaatctaAGACTAGACTAAAATGACCAGCCTGAGTTTTGGTAACTGGCCCAACAAGTACACATATGAACAGACAGACTGTCCATGAAACAGAGAGATAGTCTAACTTAGAAATCTACCCTTAACGTAAGTGTATGAGACACCAGCCAGGTCTAGTTGTTCTGATGAAGATGAATAACACCCTTTCTGTTCTCTTCTTTGGTTGCCTCTAATCCGTTTTGGACCATCAGTGGATATGGATGTGCTGATCATTTCTATGAATCGGACACTCTACTCCACTGCTTCCAAGTCCTCaaggatctgctggagtccccCGTGACCCAGAACATTATCTGTGATGTTGGCATGTGAGTGTCAAAAACGCTTCACACTCTGTGCTGTATTCAGTGTGCGTGCCACCCAGTAATGCAGCAACGCGGTGGTTTCAAAGACATGCAGAATCATGTCTTGTGTCTTTTCTTTACAGGCCTATTATGCATCACAGTGTTCGCTACAACTGCAGGGTCCTTTTCCTGAACAAGTTAGTCTTTGGTATTGACAATATAATGAGAAAAAGCCTTCCTGTATTTGTTGAGTGCCAGATCATTTCCCCTCATGTTACTTAGATAACATTTTCGTCTGGAGGGAAGATTTTGCACAATTGAAACTCGTTTTCTTTTGTCGCAGGAAGATATTACTGATCCGGCCTAAAATGCTTTTGGCAAATCATGGCAATAACAGGGAATTTCGTTGGTATTCACCTTGGAGTCAGCCCAGGTACACAATGTTATGTTCTGATTTCATTTCTGCAACACTTATTCAGGGAATTTCTTAACAAAACTACCCATGCCATGTATGCGATGATCCAGCTAGAGCCATGTGCCTCTCCTTTATTTTCAGACATGTAGAGGAGTACTTTTTGCCCAGAATGATCCAGGATGTGACCGGACAAGTAAAGAATGCAGCTCCTCCCTAAGATTAATCATTAGCATGTGGTACATGATTTAGCTAAATGTATTGAGCAATCTGTTCATATTCAAAGTAAAGCACATGTGGGAATAGTCTGCATCTTGGTGTCAAATATACAGTTAATGACTTGAAGGCTTTTGACTTTCAGTTAATGGCCTCTACTTAGAAAGATTGGACTAAAGAGCTATTAGTTTTCCATGGTCCTATGAAATAACCCGTTGTAGTTATTACTAAAATGCTCCTCTTTAGGTGACGGTGCCATTTGGAGATGCAGTTCTCTCCACAAAGGACACCTGTATAGGGAGTGAGATCTGTGCTGAGCTGTGGAATCCCAGGAGGTATTGCACCCTCCCCCACTGAAGACCTCACATAACACATCATCGGGTGGCcaagtcaagtttatttgtcatttgcataaacatacaggacatttaTGCATTGAAATGCTTGTGGTGAGGCATGAGCAACACCTCTGCAGCAGTATTGACATTGATACATGTAACCAATAACAAAACTACAGGCTTGCACATTCTAAGTTAGAGCCTTAAAGTTAGTAGGATTGCAAAAACTAAATAACACACAGAAATGGCACAATACATCTtcccattttattttccatatttagATTTCTAGCCTGATTGTAATGTCAGAGGGAGTCATAATATATTAGTATTAATTTATGCAGTTGCactgcattgtttatttttcagtccTCATGTTGACATGGGTTTAGATGGCGTGGAGATCTTCACAAACTCCTCTGCCAGCTATCATGAGCTACGCAAGGCTGACCAGAGGGTCAACCTGGTGAAATCAGCCACCACAAAGGTCAGTCGCACATGGTTGTTCTGTTCCTAGCCGAGAGAAACACTACGCGCTTACCATAGCTTTCCCTCCACttaccactagatggcgctTGGGACACATATAGCGTTCCTCGCGGAATCAGCTTTCGTTAGAGTTTGAGTTCCACTCAAATTTCCCACCTTACGGGGAGGGTTGATTAGTGAACTTGTGTGTTACAGAGTGGGGGGATTTATCTCTTTGCTAATCAGAAAGGATGTGATGGGGACCGTCTGTACTATGATGGGTGTTCTATGATCGCCATCAATGGAGACATTGTGGCTCATGGGGCACAGTTCTCTCTAGATGACGTGGTAAGagctctctctgttttcatcAAAGCTGCTAAATTGTATAAACGGGTGGTCATGACCACAAACTGGAACACTGTTATGAAAGGTCCTGTTTGCAAATATTCCTATATAAAAATACTAGTTAATATTCATGTTGGATAGCATTTAagtattttagtatttattatAGTAATTAGTATTTTATATgacattttaacaaattatttttaaaatattactgtgGGTGAGTTGGTGGCATGTTCCCAAAGCAATAATGTTTAGTACAAAATATTGTTAatgactgtttttctttcttttttttttctctcaattgTTGACATTAAAGGAGGTTGTCACAGCCACTCTAGACCTTGAGGATGTGCGCAGCTATCGAGGAGAGAGATGTCACCCACATATGGTGAGATGCTCTGAGAAGTGTTGGAGAAATGTTCAGACATGACCACTATGCATTAACGTTACAGTATTTAactgcttcctcttcctctatcTCCTACTGTCTCCAGGAGTATGAACACAAACCATATCAAAGGATAAAAGTTGATTTTTCCCTGTCAGACTGCAAAGACATCTACTTGCCCACCCACCAGCCTGTGGACTGGGGCTTTCACTGTCCTGAGGAGGAGATCAGGTGACCCAGTGCTCAACTTTCATAAGTGTTTAGGGTGTTTGGGGGTGTTTAGAAATGTCCTCTAATGCTAAAATGACCACTAAGACACATTAGAGCATAATCACCCCAAGGAGAGAAACTGGTTATTCATTAAACATATTAAGGTTTTctgaaatttgtttatttattgagtCATATGTGGatatgtgtttttggttttaacTTGGGTGGGGTTCATTGCTTACTATACTCTCACCTATTTTTTTATTGGTACAAAAGGTACTTGGTTATTAGTTTACCACCTGGAGGATTGTAGTAACACTAGTAACCAAGAGTTCCAGTGCTTTTCATTTAGAACCACAAGCTGAATTAAAATGGTCCCACAAGTGGTGTTAAGATTTCTTAACACCGAGCTAACTGACTACCTCTCCCTTGTATTTAGTGAACCATGAAACATACGTGCAGTATGTATCTAACTTAAACAACAATATATGCTGAATTAGTCTGAATTTAGTCTTGCAAATGCATTACTGTCTGTATTGCttccatttttatatttactgtTATGTACATTTTGCCCACAGTCTTGGACCTGCATGCTGGTTATGGGACTATTTAAGGAGGAGTGGTCAGGTGAGGATCATTGTGTGTCAATGCAGGGGGAAACAAAGTAGTCTTAGCGGTGTTTCTTCATGaagtctttgtctgtctgtggtttTAGGCTGGCTTCCTCCTCCCTCTGAGTGGTGGTGTAGACAGCGCTTCCTCTGCCTGTATCGTCTACTCAATGTGTGAGCTGCTCTGCAAGGCAGTCCACGACGGCAGTAAGTCTTACTCACCTAGTTTGCTTACACACCTAGGGACTTACTCTGCTTTTGCTACTAAGACTTGTCATGGCAGCACTAGCCCTAATTGTGCTGATGCACCGTAGACGCCCAGGTGTTGGAGGATGTCCAGCGGGTGGTGTCCGATGGCTCCTACAGGCCAGAGGACCCACGGGAGCTGTGCGGGCGGCTCTTCACCACTTGCTACATGGCTAGTGAGAACTCTTCCACGGGCACCCGTGACCGAGCCAGAGCTCTGGCCACCCAGATTGGCAGGTCCGGCAGAGAGGCACGCTCTTTCTGTGCCTCCCCAAGTTTTGTGATCATGTTAATGCttgtaaatgataaaaaaaaataaaaaatctaattctTGATATCAGTTTAACCTGAATGTGTACTTTGGTGTGCCAAATTCAAATCATATTCATGAGGTCATCCACTATGTCAACCGTGTACATAGAGTGGTGGCATGGCATGGGGTGAACATACACAAACTGAGGTTGAGAAATgccttattttttttaaatacattctaTATGCAGACTAGGtaaatatttatgctttttctttttccatcccGATAGCAATCATCTTAATATAAACATTGACATGGCAGTGAAAGGCATGCTGGGAATCTTTTCCATAGTGATGGGGAAGTGGCCAAAATTCCGGGCGAACGGAGGTTGCCGCAGGGAAAACCTAGCCCTGCAGAATGTGCAGGTGGGTCTCAGCATTCCACACAACTTCATGCCCAAAGACTAGTAAGATACGGCTTTATTAAGACCACATATCATTACTAGTGATGGGAAAGCAGTCATTTCCATCCCAAACATTTCTTAATGTACGACTTGGATGTCTAAGGTGAATTTTGTGACTTTTTGCATGGATGTATTGTTCATACCATTAAACGTTTAGAATATATAATACCCATACAATACCTGCTTCGTAAAACATTGCTCCGGTTTTTGTGATGCAGAGATTAATCATTAGAATGTCACCCAGTCCTGCGTAAAGATTCTAGGATTGGTCTTAATCTGTGTTTGATAATCTTAAATTGGTGACATGATTAAGTTACTGTTATTATAGACTACTCTTTGAGCCCACCACCCCCCTACCTAATCACCTGTACAACACTGTAATGAAAAAATCCATTAGACCAATATTAAAGTTCACTTGGTTTAATAAGATGTATTCCTTGCTTCAGACCCATTTGCTGTGGGAAAAGCTTATCTCTTTTGCAACGTAATCCATCAAAGAAGCCCGGGAAAATGGTGCTGACTGGCTGTTTCAGCTCTGAATGTTTGCTTGCAGTGTAACGCAACCTAACCACAGTGTTCGCGGAACACTGGACCGTTTGACACCCCATGGCGCCCTACTGAGTGGAGGTTCTCCAGTTTCACAAGCACAGCACATGTCCTGTGCAGCACAACGCATGGCTATAACGCATGCTGCCTGTTCATTCTGCTTTGCCCATACACTGTTTGAATGTATACCAGTGGCTACATTTGCAGAAgagataaacaaaaaatatttgtgttttagttAATCACTCTCAAATGACAGTGTGGATGGAGAATAATGGAAAACTTATGTACTTATGGACATATTGAGCACACACATATTGGGCACACAGATTGTCAGTCCAAATCTATCACATGCAGTGAAGGCACTGTTTTTAACCTCCCAGGCTCGTGTCCGGATGGTTCTGGCATATCTTTTTGCCCAGCTCTCTCTGTGGGCTCAAGGGAAGCCCGGTGGTTTGTTGGTGCTTGGCTCGGCCAACGTGGACGAGAGGTTTGTATCACTGCGACCACATTACCTCATTAAAGCTGCAGGTTTATTGCGATGATGAGGGGTGGCTTCATAAAAAGCATCTGTTTTCCCAAGTTTAACTGGCTACTTCACAAAGTATGACTGCTCCAGTGCTGACATCAACCCCATTGGAGGGATTGGTAAAATGGACCTGAAGCGCTTCCTTCAGTACTGCATCGAGCACTTTCAGCTCACTGCTCTTACAAGGTGTGTGAACATCCACCATGCAGATGGCCACCAGTGTGCCATCattcctcccacacactcactagtCACTTTGCTCCAAACACCTACCTTTGCCTCCATGTTCAATAGCATTGTTGCTGCTCCACCCACCGCTGAACTCGAGCCCCTGATTGATGGCCAAGTGTCTCAGACAGATGAGGTAATAATCAGTGTGGgggtttccccccccccccccatttcctTGGGCCTTCTCACTTTCCTACACCTTCTCACACTTCCCCATTCTTTCTCATATGTGCaaggagaggctgtgtgtgtgtgtgtgtgtgtgtgtgtggttatgtaaCATATAACCTCTTCCTAATTCATCTTCTGGtcaatctcaatctctctctttctctctcaggctgaTATGGGGATGACCTATTCAGAGCTGTCAGTGATCGGCAAGCTCAGGAAGATCGCCAAGTGTGGCCCATACAGCTTGTTCTGCAAGCTCATTCATTCATGGAGAGAGACCTACTCTCCCTTACAGGTCTGCCTTGCTGGGTACAGGTCTGCCTTGCTGGGTACAGGTCTGCCTTGCTGGGTACAGATCAGCCCTGCTGGGTACAGATCAGCCCTGCTGGGTACCTTTTGGCTGCTTCAGTGGAGCAGTTCTTCC
It encodes the following:
- the nadsyn1 gene encoding glutamine-dependent NAD(+) synthetase isoform X1 — translated: MGRKVTLATCSLNQWALDFDGNVLRILKSIEIAKSKGAKYRLGPELEICGYGCADHFYESDTLLHCFQVLKDLLESPVTQNIICDVGMPIMHHSVRYNCRVLFLNKKILLIRPKMLLANHGNNREFRWYSPWSQPRHVEEYFLPRMIQDVTGQVTVPFGDAVLSTKDTCIGSEICAELWNPRSPHVDMGLDGVEIFTNSSASYHELRKADQRVNLVKSATTKSGGIYLFANQKGCDGDRLYYDGCSMIAINGDIVAHGAQFSLDDVEVVTATLDLEDVRSYRGERCHPHMEYEHKPYQRIKVDFSLSDCKDIYLPTHQPVDWGFHCPEEEISLGPACWLWDYLRRSGQAGFLLPLSGGVDSASSACIVYSMCELLCKAVHDGNAQVLEDVQRVVSDGSYRPEDPRELCGRLFTTCYMASENSSTGTRDRARALATQIGSNHLNINIDMAVKGMLGIFSIVMGKWPKFRANGGCRRENLALQNVQARVRMVLAYLFAQLSLWAQGKPGGLLVLGSANVDESLTGYFTKYDCSSADINPIGGIGKMDLKRFLQYCIEHFQLTALTSIVAAPPTAELEPLIDGQVSQTDEADMGMTYSELSVIGKLRKIAKCGPYSLFCKLIHSWRETYSPLQVAAKVKRFFRMYSVNRHKMTTVTPSYHAESYGPDDNRFDLRPFLYNTKWSLQFRCIDQEVSMMEGGDSEYIK
- the nadsyn1 gene encoding glutamine-dependent NAD(+) synthetase isoform X2, whose protein sequence is MLLANHGNNREFRWYSPWSQPRHVEEYFLPRMIQDVTGQVTVPFGDAVLSTKDTCIGSEICAELWNPRSPHVDMGLDGVEIFTNSSASYHELRKADQRVNLVKSATTKSGGIYLFANQKGCDGDRLYYDGCSMIAINGDIVAHGAQFSLDDVEVVTATLDLEDVRSYRGERCHPHMEYEHKPYQRIKVDFSLSDCKDIYLPTHQPVDWGFHCPEEEISLGPACWLWDYLRRSGQAGFLLPLSGGVDSASSACIVYSMCELLCKAVHDGNAQVLEDVQRVVSDGSYRPEDPRELCGRLFTTCYMASENSSTGTRDRARALATQIGSNHLNINIDMAVKGMLGIFSIVMGKWPKFRANGGCRRENLALQNVQARVRMVLAYLFAQLSLWAQGKPGGLLVLGSANVDESLTGYFTKYDCSSADINPIGGIGKMDLKRFLQYCIEHFQLTALTSIVAAPPTAELEPLIDGQVSQTDEADMGMTYSELSVIGKLRKIAKCGPYSLFCKLIHSWRETYSPLQVAAKVKRFFRMYSVNRHKMTTVTPSYHAESYGPDDNRFDLRPFLYNTKWSLQFRCIDQEVSMMEGGDSEYIK